The following coding sequences lie in one Halococcus hamelinensis 100A6 genomic window:
- a CDS encoding ferritin-like domain-containing protein, with product MTSDEVVDLLRTAYNDEIETVMNYLTNATILDGVAAEEVKDSLRTDATEEELLHAERIGERLKELDAQPPASFEFEPHQENLQPPEDTADVLSVIDGVIEYEEAAIDIYRSLISAAREADDPVTEDLAVTLLSDEESHRAEFRSFRKGYKE from the coding sequence ATGACGAGCGACGAAGTGGTCGACCTGCTCCGGACGGCGTACAACGACGAGATCGAGACGGTGATGAACTACCTCACGAACGCCACGATCCTCGACGGCGTCGCTGCCGAGGAGGTCAAGGACAGCCTCCGAACCGACGCGACCGAGGAGGAGCTCCTCCACGCCGAGCGCATCGGCGAGCGCCTGAAGGAGCTCGACGCCCAGCCGCCGGCCTCCTTCGAGTTCGAACCCCATCAGGAGAACCTCCAGCCGCCCGAGGACACGGCGGACGTGCTGTCGGTGATCGACGGCGTGATCGAGTACGAGGAGGCGGCGATCGACATCTATCGATCGCTCATCTCGGCCGCGCGCGAGGCCGACGACCCCGTGACCGAGGACCTCGCGGTGACGCTGCTCTCGGACGAGGAGTCCCA